The following is a genomic window from Flavobacteriales bacterium.
GGGACATCTTCGATAGCAATGGCATAAACACCATGGTAGAAGGCGAAGGCGTGGTTGGCGAAAAACCGATCCTTGCCCCAGGCGAACTCTTCTCTTATGAAAGTGCCTGTAATCTAGAATCAGGCATCGGCAGAATGGCCGGATATTTTGAAATGATGCGTACCGAAAGCGGCATGCTCTTTCGCGCTGAAATTCCGGAGTTCATCATGGAAGTGCCATATATGCTCAATTGAGCTACACCCTGCTTATCGTACAACCATGCGAATTCTAAAATTGCTACTTGTCAGTTGCATTTCCTTAACCACAGCCGTTTCGGGCCAGGTAGGAACGCTTGACAGTACGTATTGGGATGGTGGTGTCCTACAGTTCATGCCAAATAATTTTAATTATGGTCATGTAAGGGACATGACCATAGATACGGATGGACGAATCACTTTTGTTGGATGGATGACCGATCACCATCGAGACTTCGCTGTTTCGGGAAGATTAGAATATAATCAATCTGATTCCGTTTTCGATTTGTATGCAGGTGGTTCGCAGTATAGCTATCCGTTCATTGGGCAATACATATTCGGACCAGGTCTCCACGTAACGACTGGTGCGAACAATAAGACTTTCATAATTACTGGTGGGGGTTCCCTAAATACAAGTAGTAGTTTGATTAGCATCAACTCCTCGGGGCAAACCGCCCACACCGAAGATATAGCCACCTCTGGTTCAGATGGGCCAAAAGTGCGAGAGGAAGGCAGACTCTTTATTCCAGAAAAAGGTGGTATAAGAGGGCTCAACGATGACCTTTCCGCCTTTTATTCATTTGGTCAGGCAGGCTTTACACAACCAATCTCGCACGATTCTATTTACTTTGAAAGTGTATCCTTTCATCCTCAAGGCTATTTTCTAACTTGTGGATACACGATAGATAATGGTGTAAAATCAGGTTTCATCACACGTTTGAATTCGAATGGTGATGTGGACCAATCATACGCAAATCAAGGCATCCAATTACTTGACGAATATGTTGAAGGCCTGATTCCTGTGAAAATAGTTTGTAGAGGCGATGGCTCTTCCATAATTCTTGGAAACACCGACACCTGTGGATATGTCATGAAATTTGATGACAACGGAGCTTTAGACCTAAGCTTTGGATTTGGCGGATTTCAAAAGATTTCCCCCCTTGTAGAATTGGAACATATTGTATTGTCCGAATTACTGGTTCAAGGTGACTCAAAAATTGTCGTTGGCGGAGATCGACTGAGATTCAATTCTTCTGGGATTCAATTGGTGAATGGGCACTTGTTTGTTCGTTTGAACTCTAGTGGAAATTTGGATTCTGGATTCGGTGATAATGGTATTTCCCTTGTTCCGTCCGTTGATACGGTGTATCCACAGAACAATAGACTTTCAGGAATGGAGTTTTACGAAAATAAAATCGTATTTAGTATCAATTCGTACTATTACGATCAGTTTACATTTGCAATGTTAAGTAATGACGTAACGGTTGGAATACCAGAAATTCGAAATAAAGAACGCGTGCTAATGTTTCCGAATCCAGTAGAATCGGGGACGGAAATTACCGTGACCGTAGCAGAGGACATCCGTGACCTATTCTTGTACGATCATTTTGGACAACAACTTTCACATCATCGTGTGGACATTAATCCAAGGGAACCAATCAAGTTTACCATTCCAAATCTACCCAGCGGAGTTTATTTAGTAAAACTTCAAACCCAAGATACTTTCGAGACCTTGAGACTGATGATTAACTAAAGAGAAACTTCCTCGAAAGTATTATCATCTATCATCATTTTCCCATAATCGTTTGTCACTATGTACTTTCGCGGCTCAATTAATATACAAGCAAGTCATGGCAAACGCATTCTATAACGTACCCAAAGCAGTCAACGAGCCTATCCTAAACTACGCCCCAGGCAGTAAGGAGAAAGCCGAAGTGAAAAAGGCTTTGGAATCGCTACGCGCCACAGAAATAGACGCACCCATGTATATTGGAGGAAAAGAAGTAAGAACCGGAGACCTGGTTCGAATGGCTCCTCCTCACGATCACAAACACACCTTGGGTCATTTCCACCGCGGAAACGAAACACACGTAAAATTGGCCATCGATGCAGCTTTGGCCGCCAGAGAAAAATGGGCCAACATGAGCTGGGAGCACCGCGCTTCCATCTTCCTGAAAGCCGCAGACCTATTGGCTGGTCCTTACCGTGCCAAGATGAATGCCGCCACCATGCTTGCCCAAAGCAAGAATGTCTTCCAAGCAGAGATTGATGCCGTTTGCGAATACGCAGATTTCCTTCGTTTCAACGTGGAATTCATGACTGATATTTACAAGCAACAGCCACCCTACTCGCCAGCTCCAACTTGGAACCGAGTAGAGCAACGACCTTTAGAGGGTTTTGTATTCGCTTTAACGCCTTTCAATTTCACTTCCATTGCAGGAAACCTTCCTGGCGCACCAGCTTTGATGGGAAACACTGTAGTTTGGAAACCTGCCGATACGCAGATCTATTCTGCACAGGTGATCATGGAAATTTTCAAAGAGGCTGGATTGCCAGATGGCGTCATCAACCTCGTTTATGTTCGTGGGCCAGTTGCTGGCGATGTCATTTTTCAACATCCGGATTTTGCTGGAATTCACTTTACAGGTTCAACGGGCGTATTTCAAGGCATTTGGAAAACAATTGGCGAAAACATCCACAAATACAAAACATACCCACGCATAGTTGGCGAAACGGGCGGCAAGGATTTCATCATTGCGCATCCATCTTCACTCCCTAAGCAAGTGGCCACAGCCATCGTTCGTGGTGCCTTCGAATATCAAGGACAGAAATGTTCGGCTGCATCCAGAGTTTACGTGCCAAGCAATCTTTGGGAAGAAATTAAGGGATACGTGATTGACGACCTCAAAACGTTCAAAATGGGCGTTGCCGAAGATTTCAGCAACTTCATCAATGCCGTTATTGACGAAAAAGCATTTGATAAAATTGCTGGTTATATTGATAATGCGAAAGCAGATGGCCAGGAGATCATTGCTGGCGGTAACTACGATAAGAGCCAAGGTTATTTCATCGAACCGACCGTCATTGTGGCCAACGACCCGAATTACACCACCATGTGCGAAGAGATTTTCGGACCTGTGGTTACCATCTACGTTTTTGATGAGAACAAATGGGACGAAACCCTCGACATCCTCGACAAGACATCTCCTTACGCTCTCACAGGAGCACTCTTCAGCCAAGACCGCTATGTAATTGAAAGCGCCACCAAGCGCTTAGAAAACTGCGCTGGCAACTTCTACATCAACGACAAACCAACCGGAGCAGTTGTAGGACAACAACCATTCGGTGGCGCAAGAGGTTCTGGCACCAACGATAAGGCAGGTTCCATGATCAATCTGCTGCGTTGGGTTTCTCCACGAACCATCAAAGAAAACTTCGTTCCACCAACGGATTACCGCTATCCGTTCTTAGGAGAAAGCTAAGCGCATAAACAATCTCCTGTTAAAAAAGCCGCCCAACCATATGCTAAACATGGTTGGGCGGCTTTACTTTTACAAGCGTGAAGAAGATTCAAGGCATAGCGCAAAAACTGTATCCGCACGCAAAGAACAAGTTCCTGATGACGGGGCTTGTGTTCTTAGTTTGGATGACCTTCTTTGACGAGAACAACTTCATCACGCTGGTAAAAAACCAACTGAAGTTGTCAGAATTAGAATCCGAGAAAGAGCACTACGTCAACGAGATTGCGCAAAGTACCGCAGACCTCAAACTCCTTCAGAACGACAAGGAGCTACTCGAAAAATTCGCCCGAGAAAAATACCTGATGAAGAAAGATGACGAAGAGATCTTTGTCTTTTCAGTTGAGGATTAAATCCCAACTTCGCTTCAATTCCTAGTACATCAATCATTCATCTCTCATTTTTAATTGAATCCGAAGTGGAATTACTGAAACAATTATGCGCCATTCGCGCGGTCAGTGGTGACGAACGCGCCATGACCGATTTCATTCTCAACTACATTGGCGAAACCGAAAAGAACTGGAAGGTTAAACCGAAGCTTATCCATGGCGATGAATTCCACGAGAACATCATTCTGGTGTTCGGCAAGAAACCGCGCACTGCCATCTTCGCCCATTTAGACAGCATTGGCTTTACGGTCCGCTATGGAAACCAGTTGGTAAAAGTTGGAGGTCCGGTTATTGAGAACAACATCAAATTGGTAGGTTCCGATTCTCAAGGGGAGATTGAATGCAAACTGAAAGTCAGCAAGAAACATCAAACCTTCGGATACAAATTCGAAAGGGAAATTGAGCGTGGTACCAACCTCACCTTCAAACCAGATTTCCGAGAGACCCAAAACCATGTGCAATGCTGCTACATGGACAATCGACTTGGCGTTTGGAATGCACTGAAAGTGGCCGAAACATTGGAAGAAGGAATCATCGTGTTCAGTACGCGCGAAGAGCACGGTGGCGGAGCTGTTTCCTATCTCGGTAAATACATTCAAGAGAAATATGGAGTCCGACAAGCGCTCATTTCAGATATAACTTGGGTAACGGAAGGCGTGCAACCAGGCAAAGGTGTTGCCATCTCCATGCGCGACCGTGGGCTTCCGAGAAGAAGCTACCTCGAACGCATCATCAACATCGCCAAGGAAACAAACATTCCTTTTCAGTTAGAAGTGGAAGGTGCAGGCGGAAGCGATGGTTTGGAGTTGCAGTCATCACCTTATCCTTGGGAATGGGTTTTCGTTGGCGCTCCAGAAGATAACGTTCATTCGCCCGATGAGATTGTTCACAAGGACGACATCACAGCCATGACCAACATGTATAAGGTATTGATGGAGAAACTTTAAGGCTTCAGGTAGCGATTTGCAGCATCCACAATTACCTGCGGGGCACGCTGCGGCTTCATCGTTTTGCTATCCACAAAAACCAATTGGGTCAAAGCCGTATTCAATAATTCGCCTTTTGAATTCCACGTTTCATACTCAAACGTAATACGAGATCGCGGAACTTCTTTCACCCGCGTCACGATGGTCAGTTCTTCATCATAGAACGCTGGTTTCTTGTACTCAATCTCATATCGAATCACCGGCATCATGATTCCAGACTCTTCCAATTCGAGGTAATTGATGCCTAAAACGCGCATCGCTTCTACCCTTCCAACTTCAAAATACGTGGCATAGTTGCCATAATAGACATAGCCCATTCTATCAACCTCAGAATAACGCGTCCTGATCTTTGTGCTGTGTTCAAACATGCGATTAAGGTATCATTAATTGTTTTTTGACGACCATTGCTTCCACTAAGCTTCTTTAATTTGCGCCATGCGTTTTCTCTGGTGCATTTTACTGCTGAGTGCCTGTTCGGGATCAATGACCGAATATCGTGCAATTCCATTGTCGGATTCCATTCCTGATGATGCCATCGCTGAATCGATGATCTTCCCATATCGCGACAGCTTGGAACTGTCTATGAACACGGTTCTTGTTGTGAATGATAAGACGCTGACGCGAGGAATTCCAGAAAGCACCTTAGGAAACCTGATAGCCGACCTTCTGCTCGAACGAGCGCTTATCGAAATGCCCGATTCAGTGCGGCCACTTATCTGTCTCATCAACATTGGCGGATTGCGTGTCGATCTTCCCGAAGGAGAAATTACTGTTGGAAAAGTGTTTGAGCTGATGCCATTTGAAAACGAGATCGATGTGATCAAGCTTTCTCCCGAAAAGGTGGAAGAAATGATGAAATACCTGAATGATGTCGGTGGCCAACCTATTTCTGGCGTGAAGTTGTCGGGCAAATTGAATGCGAGCGGAAAGGCTTTGAACGGCTCGTTCGAAAACGGAGAAGCTATTCTGGACGAAGATTTCGTCTATGTGGTCACCAGCGATTATTTGGCCGAAGGCGGAGACAAAATGGACTTTTTCCGTAATCCTTTGGAAAGAATAAGAACAGGCATCAAAATAAGAGATGCGATCATTGATGACTTCCGAATTTTAGGTCTGGCAGAAAAGCCCTTGCATTCAGAATTGGATGGTAGAATTTCTGTGGTGAGGTTTTAAGTATGAAAAGAAGGAGCTTCATAAAACGATCGGCTTTGGCCAGTGCATCAGTGGCCATGATCGGTGGCTTGAATTCGTGTGGAATAAAAGACTTGGGAAAAGTGAAGTTGACCATTCTTCATACCAATGATGTTCATAGTAGAATTGACCCTTTTCCAATTTCTGACAGCAAATACCCAGGTTTAGGAGGATTTGCCCGAAGGGCGGAAATGATCAAGCAGATTCGGGCAGAAGAAAAAAACGTGCTTCTATTTGATAGTGGCGACATCTTTCAAGGAACGCCTTACTTCAATTATTACGGTGGCGAACTCGAATTCAAACTCATGAGCGAAATGGGTTATGATGCTGCCACCTACGGAAACCACGATTTCGATAACGGAATTGATGGCCTTATGAGGCAATTACCTCATGCCAAATTTCCTTTCATCAATTCCAATTACGAATTGACTGATACTCCGCTTTCGGAAACCACGCTGAAAAACAAGGTCTTTGAAAAAGATGGAGTCAGAATCGGGGTTTTCGGATTAGGCATTCAACTGGAAGGATTGGTCAATCCTAAACTTTACGGAAACATCCGCTACACCGACCCTATTGAAGAAGCGAACAGACAAGCTGCATTTCTCAGAAACGAAGAGAACTGCGACCTCGTGATCTGCCTTTCTCACCTTGGATATGACTACAATGCCGAGAAGTACAACTTTGACACAGATAGAGTTTGCGATAAACACGTAGCTGAAAACAGTCAAAATGTTGATATCATCCTTGGCGGACACACGCATACTTTTCTAGATGAGCCTGATTATGTCATCAATAAAAACGGGCAAAAAGTGATGGTTTGTCAGGTAGGTTGGGCTGGAATTAAACTTGGAAGGATTGACCTACAGCTAGATAGGGTTTCCGGCCTTTTTGGTAGCGCGTATATTGCACCAAAAGTTTCGTAAAGTCAATACCATTTTCATTTTTTTTTCACCTTTCTTTTATCAACTTTTGCCGTGCATTTAAGGGGTTCGGAAGCACGAATTTCAGTACGTTTCTGAAGGGGAAATTCTTAAAGCACTAATGTTAAGCTAGTTGACGTAAAGCGCATGAAGAAAGACTGCAAGGTTGTATGGGATAATTGTCTAGAGGTAATACGAGATAACGTGCCTTATCAGAGTTACCGCACATGGTTTGAACCCATAGTACCTGTTAAGTTGGATGAGAATGTTTTAACCATTCAAGTGCCAAGCCAATTCTTTTACGAGTGGCTTGAAGAACATTACATCTCTTTATTGAAGAAGACAGTAAAGAAAGAGCTTGGTGCAGAAGGAAGATTGGAGTACCAGATCATTATGGAGAATGCTTACAACAACTCTAAGCCTTACTCTGTTCGTGTACCGACAAATTCTGCTACGACCAAGAATCACCCGGTTACCATGCCCATGGACCTTGGACGCTCGGATGCAATCCGCAATCCGTTCATCATTCCAGGACTGAAAAAGGTAAAAGTTGAGTCTCAACTGAACGCCAATTACAACTTCGATAATTTCATTGAAGGCGATTGCAACCGTTTGGCACGCTCTGCAGGTTATGCAGTGGCAAACAAACCTGGTGGAACAGCTTTCAACCCACTCTTATTATATGGTGGTGTTGGATTGGGAAAAACACACTTAGCTCACGCCATTGGTATTGAGATAAAAGAAAAACATCCGAACAAGACTGTTCTCTATGTTTCTTCGGAGAAATTCACGCATCAGTTCATTGATGCAGTAAAAAACAACAGCCACAACGATTTTGTGCATTTCTATCAGATGATCGATGTATTGATCATGGATGACGTGCAGTTTTTGGCTGGAAAAGACAAGACACAAGACGTATTCTTCCACATATTCAATCACTTGCATCAGAACGGAAAGCAGTTGGTATTGACCAGCGATAAAGCTCCTGTTGAAATGCAAGGAATGGAGCAACGCTTGCTTTCCCGTTTCAAATGGGGATTGGCAGCCGACCTTTCTGCACCAGAATTGGAAACACGTATTGCCATCCTTCGCAAGAAAGTTTACCAAGATGGAATTGAACTTCCAGAAGAAGTATTGGAATACCTTGCTTATAGCATCACTACCAATATCCGCGAACTGGAAGGAGCGTTGATATCATTGCTAGCTCAAGCTTCGCTGAACAAAAAATCCATCAACTTGGATCTTGCCAAGCAGATGATTGACAAGTTTGTGAAGAACACAGCTCGCGAGATCAGCATCGATTATATTCAGAAAGTGGTTTCTGATTACTTCGATATGCCGATTGAATTGATGAAATCGAAAACGCGCAAGCGTGAGGTTGTTCAAGCACGTCAGATTGCCATGTTCTATGCCAAGAACATGACCAAAGCATCATTGGCTACCATTGGCGCACAGTGCGGTGGAAAAGACCACGCAACAGTGCTTCATGCGTACCGAACGGTGAACAACCTGATTGAGACGGATAAGCAATTCAGAGGCTACATCACAGACCTCGACAAGAAGATAAAACTTTCGTAAGCCATGGCCGCGCCACGCGTGTTAATGGTCTGTCTCGGAAATATTTGCCGAAGCCCTATGGCCGAAGGCATCCTCAAAAGCAAGGCCCGACTCTCGGGCCTTGTCATTTTTGTGGATAGCGCGGGCACATCCAACTGGCATCAGGACGAACGACCTGACGAACGTGCGATTGCAGAAATGGAACTCAATGGAATCGATATCACGGGTCAGCGTGCACGACCTTTCAAAGTGGCCGATTTTGACCGATTCGACCACATTCTGGTTATGGACACCTCCAATCAGGCTAACGTACTGAGTTTGGCCAGAAATGAAAGCGATGCTGCCAAAGTTCATTTGATGCTCGATTTCGGAAATGAAGTAAAAGGAATGTCCGTTCCTGACCCTTATTACGATGATGGATTCGGACGTGTTTACGAATTGCTAGATTACGCTTGTGACGCATTCATCAAAACATTGAGATGAGTACTGGAACGCTGTATCTTCTCCCCGTTTCGCTAGGTGAGACCAACAACGACAAGCTTTTCCCAAATCTGAATCTTCGGCTTTTTGAGGAGCTGAATTTCTTGGTTGTGGAGAACGAAAAAACAGCTAGACGCTTCATTCGTTCCACCGGAAACAAGCGTGATTTTAATGAGTTGGAGCTGATTTTATTGGACAAACGCACCAAGCTGCACGAAATTTCGCGCCCAATTGAACTGCTTTTACAAGGACAAGATGTCGGCATCATGTCTGAAGCTGGTTGTCCGGGCGTTGCCGACCCAGGACAGATACTGATAGCTGAGGCACACAATTTCAACATTAAAGTTGTGCCACTCATCGGACCATCCTCCATCCTACTCGGCCTAATGGCCAGCGGATTAAATGGTCAAGGATTCACCTTTAATGGATACATCCCTATTGACAAGAAAGAGCGTATTCACAAATTGCGTGACTTAGATGCTGCCGTTGCTCGCATAGGTTTTACGCAAATATTCATGGAAACACCTTATAG
Proteins encoded in this region:
- the apaG gene encoding Co2+/Mg2+ efflux protein ApaG; this encodes MTMITHGIKVSARVKFKEEYSEPDKNYFVFFYRITIENYNDFEVQLLRRHWDIFDSNGINTMVEGEGVVGEKPILAPGELFSYESACNLESGIGRMAGYFEMMRTESGMLFRAEIPEFIMEVPYMLN
- a CDS encoding septum formation initiator family protein gives rise to the protein MTGLVFLVWMTFFDENNFITLVKNQLKLSELESEKEHYVNEIAQSTADLKLLQNDKELLEKFAREKYLMKKDDEEIFVFSVED
- a CDS encoding low molecular weight phosphotyrosine protein phosphatase, producing the protein MAAPRVLMVCLGNICRSPMAEGILKSKARLSGLVIFVDSAGTSNWHQDERPDERAIAEMELNGIDITGQRARPFKVADFDRFDHILVMDTSNQANVLSLARNESDAAKVHLMLDFGNEVKGMSVPDPYYDDGFGRVYELLDYACDAFIKTLR
- a CDS encoding acyl-CoA thioesterase; translated protein: MFEHSTKIRTRYSEVDRMGYVYYGNYATYFEVGRVEAMRVLGINYLELEESGIMMPVIRYEIEYKKPAFYDEELTIVTRVKEVPRSRITFEYETWNSKGELLNTALTQLVFVDSKTMKPQRAPQVIVDAANRYLKP
- a CDS encoding T9SS type A sorting domain-containing protein, with translation MRILKLLLVSCISLTTAVSGQVGTLDSTYWDGGVLQFMPNNFNYGHVRDMTIDTDGRITFVGWMTDHHRDFAVSGRLEYNQSDSVFDLYAGGSQYSYPFIGQYIFGPGLHVTTGANNKTFIITGGGSLNTSSSLISINSSGQTAHTEDIATSGSDGPKVREEGRLFIPEKGGIRGLNDDLSAFYSFGQAGFTQPISHDSIYFESVSFHPQGYFLTCGYTIDNGVKSGFITRLNSNGDVDQSYANQGIQLLDEYVEGLIPVKIVCRGDGSSIILGNTDTCGYVMKFDDNGALDLSFGFGGFQKISPLVELEHIVLSELLVQGDSKIVVGGDRLRFNSSGIQLVNGHLFVRLNSSGNLDSGFGDNGISLVPSVDTVYPQNNRLSGMEFYENKIVFSINSYYYDQFTFAMLSNDVTVGIPEIRNKERVLMFPNPVESGTEITVTVAEDIRDLFLYDHFGQQLSHHRVDINPREPIKFTIPNLPSGVYLVKLQTQDTFETLRLMIN
- a CDS encoding metallophosphatase, which encodes MKRRSFIKRSALASASVAMIGGLNSCGIKDLGKVKLTILHTNDVHSRIDPFPISDSKYPGLGGFARRAEMIKQIRAEEKNVLLFDSGDIFQGTPYFNYYGGELEFKLMSEMGYDAATYGNHDFDNGIDGLMRQLPHAKFPFINSNYELTDTPLSETTLKNKVFEKDGVRIGVFGLGIQLEGLVNPKLYGNIRYTDPIEEANRQAAFLRNEENCDLVICLSHLGYDYNAEKYNFDTDRVCDKHVAENSQNVDIILGGHTHTFLDEPDYVINKNGQKVMVCQVGWAGIKLGRIDLQLDRVSGLFGSAYIAPKVS
- a CDS encoding 5'-nucleotidase C-terminal domain-containing protein, whose protein sequence is MRFLWCILLLSACSGSMTEYRAIPLSDSIPDDAIAESMIFPYRDSLELSMNTVLVVNDKTLTRGIPESTLGNLIADLLLERALIEMPDSVRPLICLINIGGLRVDLPEGEITVGKVFELMPFENEIDVIKLSPEKVEEMMKYLNDVGGQPISGVKLSGKLNASGKALNGSFENGEAILDEDFVYVVTSDYLAEGGDKMDFFRNPLERIRTGIKIRDAIIDDFRILGLAEKPLHSELDGRISVVRF
- the pruA gene encoding L-glutamate gamma-semialdehyde dehydrogenase, encoding MANAFYNVPKAVNEPILNYAPGSKEKAEVKKALESLRATEIDAPMYIGGKEVRTGDLVRMAPPHDHKHTLGHFHRGNETHVKLAIDAALAAREKWANMSWEHRASIFLKAADLLAGPYRAKMNAATMLAQSKNVFQAEIDAVCEYADFLRFNVEFMTDIYKQQPPYSPAPTWNRVEQRPLEGFVFALTPFNFTSIAGNLPGAPALMGNTVVWKPADTQIYSAQVIMEIFKEAGLPDGVINLVYVRGPVAGDVIFQHPDFAGIHFTGSTGVFQGIWKTIGENIHKYKTYPRIVGETGGKDFIIAHPSSLPKQVATAIVRGAFEYQGQKCSAASRVYVPSNLWEEIKGYVIDDLKTFKMGVAEDFSNFINAVIDEKAFDKIAGYIDNAKADGQEIIAGGNYDKSQGYFIEPTVIVANDPNYTTMCEEIFGPVVTIYVFDENKWDETLDILDKTSPYALTGALFSQDRYVIESATKRLENCAGNFYINDKPTGAVVGQQPFGGARGSGTNDKAGSMINLLRWVSPRTIKENFVPPTDYRYPFLGES
- the dnaA gene encoding chromosomal replication initiator protein DnaA; translated protein: MKKDCKVVWDNCLEVIRDNVPYQSYRTWFEPIVPVKLDENVLTIQVPSQFFYEWLEEHYISLLKKTVKKELGAEGRLEYQIIMENAYNNSKPYSVRVPTNSATTKNHPVTMPMDLGRSDAIRNPFIIPGLKKVKVESQLNANYNFDNFIEGDCNRLARSAGYAVANKPGGTAFNPLLLYGGVGLGKTHLAHAIGIEIKEKHPNKTVLYVSSEKFTHQFIDAVKNNSHNDFVHFYQMIDVLIMDDVQFLAGKDKTQDVFFHIFNHLHQNGKQLVLTSDKAPVEMQGMEQRLLSRFKWGLAADLSAPELETRIAILRKKVYQDGIELPEEVLEYLAYSITTNIRELEGALISLLAQASLNKKSINLDLAKQMIDKFVKNTAREISIDYIQKVVSDYFDMPIELMKSKTRKREVVQARQIAMFYAKNMTKASLATIGAQCGGKDHATVLHAYRTVNNLIETDKQFRGYITDLDKKIKLS
- a CDS encoding M20/M25/M40 family metallo-hydrolase, which produces MTDFILNYIGETEKNWKVKPKLIHGDEFHENIILVFGKKPRTAIFAHLDSIGFTVRYGNQLVKVGGPVIENNIKLVGSDSQGEIECKLKVSKKHQTFGYKFEREIERGTNLTFKPDFRETQNHVQCCYMDNRLGVWNALKVAETLEEGIIVFSTREEHGGGAVSYLGKYIQEKYGVRQALISDITWVTEGVQPGKGVAISMRDRGLPRRSYLERIINIAKETNIPFQLEVEGAGGSDGLELQSSPYPWEWVFVGAPEDNVHSPDEIVHKDDITAMTNMYKVLMEKL
- a CDS encoding SAM-dependent methyltransferase codes for the protein MSTGTLYLLPVSLGETNNDKLFPNLNLRLFEELNFLVVENEKTARRFIRSTGNKRDFNELELILLDKRTKLHEISRPIELLLQGQDVGIMSEAGCPGVADPGQILIAEAHNFNIKVVPLIGPSSILLGLMASGLNGQGFTFNGYIPIDKKERIHKLRDLDAAVARIGFTQIFMETPYRNQHLFDDVLKTCNSKHKLCVAVDITLESEQIKTLAVDEWKTENIDLHKRPCMFLLGN